The following DNA comes from Thermoflexus sp..
GTGGTTTCGGCGAGGGCGCGGGCGTCAAACTCCCAGCGGTAAGGCGGGAGCGCCCACGACCAGCCGACCACTTCCCCCGCGCTCACGGTTTGCAGGCGCAGGGTTCCCCGCTCGGGCGCGAACATCTCGATGGCCACCAGGCCGTCCACGATGAGGAAAAAGGCATCGGCGGCGCGTCCCTCCCGCAGCAGCAGCGCGTCCGGCGGGTAGGTCTGCAGCCGCGCCATCTCCGCCAGGACCTCTTTCCAGGCCTCCTCCATGTCGTGGGTGAAGGGGTGCTGGCGCAGGGCCTCCAGGATCGCCGCTTTGGACATCGGATCACCTCCT
Coding sequences within:
- a CDS encoding cyclic nucleotide-binding domain-containing protein, with amino-acid sequence MSKAAILEALRQHPFTHDMEEAWKEVLAEMARLQTYPPDALLLREGRAADAFFLIVDGLVAIEMFAPERGTLRLQTVSAGEVVGWSWALPPYRWEFDARALAETTAVVLDAAALRARMSQDCALAAWILSRLLAVVAGRLKATRLQLLDLYAPSERRTP